Part of the Cupriavidus basilensis genome is shown below.
CCCGACCTGCTTGCCGGCCGGCTGCAGGCTGGCATCGACAATGTCGCCATCCTGACGCCATACATCAAGAGCGGGCAGTTGCGAGGAGTCGCTGTGACGAGTCCGGCCCGCACGCCGTTGCTGCCGGACTTGCCTACCGTCGCAGCCTCCGGCGTGCCTGATTTCCAGGCCATGGGCTGGTTCGGCGTGTTCGCCACCGGCAAGGCGCCGCCGCAAGCGCTGGCGGCGTTGAGGAGCGCAGTGCGATCCGCGATGGCGGCGCCGGAGGTGAGGGAGAAACTGGTGGGCATGGGAGCGGAGCCCCAGAGTGGTGACCCAGCCGAATTGCGCGGCTTGCTCAAACGCGAGTCCACCGTCTGGTCCAAGGTGATCAAGGACAACCACATCTCGGCGCCATAGCCGGGCCAGCACGCACCGGGCCGTGCGCATTGTGGCTTTGCGCCCTCGCACCTGCCAGGTATTAACAATTGATTACAACCGAGGGAGGCCCGTCGCACTATGCTCCCCGAGCCCCAAAACATTGCGGCCGCCAGTACGGCGGCATGCCGTGCAACATGAAACGCAGGAAAAAGCGCATGAACAAGATCTACTCGTTTGCCTTGATGGCGATTGCCATGCTGGCAGCGACCTCGGGAGCCGCCCAGGCGCAGCATGTTGTCGGGGGGATGGGCGAGGAAGTCAGGCTCGGCGCTTTCAGTGGCCGCGCCGACACTTACCTGGGCGGCCGCAGCCTGCCCGACAGCCATGGGCGCAAGGCAGCAGGCCGGGACAGGAACCGCACACGAGCCATCGACCGGCAAGCAGTGCGCGCCAGTGGCGCGCGCGGAAGGACGCCTTCGCTTCCCGGCAGAAATTTGCCATAGGGCTCAGAGACACCCTCTTTCCGCCGTTCTGGCGCCCGAGTGCATACCCCTGGTGGGCGAGTCGGGAATGACTTCGCAAGCATTCCGCCAGGCGCGCCAGGGTACTGTCGCTTCAACGATGCAAAGTGCCGTCTGTCACCGATCCCGGAAGTGACGTTGACTGAATTTCATGGGCCAGGACGCTCCATTCCGACGCGTTCCTTCCGGGCTGGGATACGCCCCTTAATTAATTGACCGCCCGGTCGGTTTATTTTAGGATGTGCCGGCGCCATAAAGAAAAATGACTCCGGAGACATCATGACCCTGCGCCCCCGCCTTGCCCGCATTGCATCGACTGCCGTCATCCTCGCCCTCGGCGGCATCGCGGATATTCCCATTGGTCTTGCGACGGCGCATGCGGCCTCGTCCCATGCCGCGCAGCAGGTCGTGATCAAGCGGGACGAGTATGGCGTGCCGCATATCTACGCGGATACCGCCTACAAGCTTTTCTATGGCTATGCCTACGCCGTCGCGCAAGACCGGCTGTTCCAGATGGAGATGGCAAAGCGCAGCACGCAAGGAACGGTGGCCGAGGTGCTGGGCGATAAGTTCGTCAAGTTCGACCTGGCCACGCGCGGCAACTACTGGCCTGCGGCGATCGAGCAACAAATCGCGGCCTTGCCGAAGAGGGAGCGCGACATCCTCGATGGCTATGCCGCCGGGATGAATGCGTGGATCGCGCAGGTTCGTGCGCGGCCTGACACCTTGATGCCAAAGCAGTTCAACGATGCGGGCTTCAAGCCGTCAGACTGGAGCGCATTCGACGTGGCGATGGTGTTCGTCGGCACCATGGCGAACCGCTTCTCCGACAGCACCAGCGAGGTGGACAACCTGGCGTTGCTTACCGCCCTGAAAGACCGGTATGGTGAAGCGCGTGGCATGGACCTGTTCACGCAGTTGAAGTGGCTCGTCAATCCAAAGGCGGTCACCACCATCGCGGCCGGCGAGCGTACTTACCCGATACGGCTCGGCGCCCCGGCAGGCACCGGCGAACTTGCCTACGCATTGCCACGCTACGACGGACCGCCGCCGATGGCGCAGCGGCCCGCGCGCGGCGATGACGGCATGCTGCTCGCGCTCGACACGCAGGCCAACCGCGACACCGTGTTCGCCCAGTATGCGCAGAGCGGCGCCAACGGCCCCGCCGGCTTCCCGACCACCAGCAATATGTGGGTGATCGGCAAGCAGCGTGCGCGCGGCGCCAAGGCGATCATGCTCAACGGGCCACAGTTTGGCTGGTTCAACCCGGGTTACACCTACGGTATCGGCCTGCATGGCGCGGGCTTCGATATCGTCGGCAATACGCCGTTTGCCTACCCTTGCATCCTGTTTGGCCACAACGGCAAGATCTCATGGGGATCGACGGCCGGCTTTGGCGACGACATCGACATGTTCGCCGAGCGCGTCGACCCCGCTCGGCCTGACTTCTACTGGCACAACGGCAAGTGGGTGCAGATGCAAAAGCGCGCCGAGATCATCCACGTCAAGGATGGCGCGCCTGTGACACTCACCGTCTACCGCACCGTGCACGGCATCGTCATGCAGCGGGACGACGCCACGCACACTGCCTATGCCAAGGCACGCGCCTGGAGCGGAAAGGAAGTGCAGTCGCTCCTGGCGTGGACCCATCAGGCGCAGGCGCATGACTGGAAGAGCTGGACCGCGCAGGCCGCACGACAGGCCCTGACCATCAATTGGTACTACGCGGACCGCCAGGGCAATATCGGATACGCACACACCGGCGCCTATCCACATCGTCGCACGGGCCACGATCCGCGCCTGCCCGTGCCCGGCACCGGGGAATGGGACTGGCGCGGCGTGCTGCCGTTCTCAACCAACCCGCAGGTCTACAACCCGCGCTCCGGCTATATCGCCAACTGGAACAACTCGCCTGAGCAGGGCTACCCGGCCTCTGATCTGTTTGCCTTCCTGTGGGGCGCGGCGGACCGCAATGTCGAAATCCAGCATCGCATCGAGGCGCACGCGACGCTCGACAGCGACGATGCCTGGCAGATCCTGAAGGACACCAGCCGCTCGGACCTGAACGTGCGGCACTTCCTGCCGTTCATCCGCGATGCCGCGGCGGCGCTGCCCGCCGACGATCCGCGCCGCCGCCTCGCCGATACGCTGGCGGGCTGGAACGGCATCAACGACGACCCGCGCGACACTGGAAAGTACGCCCAGCCCGGCTCGGCCATCATGAACGCCTGGCTCACGTCGATGCTGGCAAGGACCGTCGTCAAGGCGGTTCCCGCACCGTTCGACAAGTGGTACATGGCCAGCGGCTACGAGACGACGCAGGATGGACCCACCGGCTCGCTGAACCTCAGCACGGGCAGCAAGGTTCTTTACGAGGCGTTGCTCGGATCTCGCTCGGCCATTCCCCAGCGCGTGGACCTGTTTGGCGGCGCCGCGCCGGACGATGTCATTCGCGCCGCACTGGGCGACACCTGGACATCGCTGTCGGCCAGGTACGGGGACGATATCGC
Proteins encoded:
- a CDS encoding penicillin acylase family protein, giving the protein MTLRPRLARIASTAVILALGGIADIPIGLATAHAASSHAAQQVVIKRDEYGVPHIYADTAYKLFYGYAYAVAQDRLFQMEMAKRSTQGTVAEVLGDKFVKFDLATRGNYWPAAIEQQIAALPKRERDILDGYAAGMNAWIAQVRARPDTLMPKQFNDAGFKPSDWSAFDVAMVFVGTMANRFSDSTSEVDNLALLTALKDRYGEARGMDLFTQLKWLVNPKAVTTIAAGERTYPIRLGAPAGTGELAYALPRYDGPPPMAQRPARGDDGMLLALDTQANRDTVFAQYAQSGANGPAGFPTTSNMWVIGKQRARGAKAIMLNGPQFGWFNPGYTYGIGLHGAGFDIVGNTPFAYPCILFGHNGKISWGSTAGFGDDIDMFAERVDPARPDFYWHNGKWVQMQKRAEIIHVKDGAPVTLTVYRTVHGIVMQRDDATHTAYAKARAWSGKEVQSLLAWTHQAQAHDWKSWTAQAARQALTINWYYADRQGNIGYAHTGAYPHRRTGHDPRLPVPGTGEWDWRGVLPFSTNPQVYNPRSGYIANWNNSPEQGYPASDLFAFLWGAADRNVEIQHRIEAHATLDSDDAWQILKDTSRSDLNVRHFLPFIRDAAAALPADDPRRRLADTLAGWNGINDDPRDTGKYAQPGSAIMNAWLTSMLARTVVKAVPAPFDKWYMASGYETTQDGPTGSLNLSTGSKVLYEALLGSRSAIPQRVDLFGGAAPDDVIRAALGDTWTSLSARYGDDIARWQPPAVMLTFRANNFFGIPQADAAEAIRVPEYQNRGTENDLIVFGSAAAAGKTQAWDVVAPGQSGFVAPDGTRSPHYSDQLPLYTSFGRKPLRLEAGEVARHTRSEERVAVAPR